From one Lotus japonicus ecotype B-129 chromosome 3, LjGifu_v1.2 genomic stretch:
- the LOC130746670 gene encoding uncharacterized protein LOC130746670 isoform X3, with amino-acid sequence MQEGKEEVRRDNVYESNGARNSGGFSPFGFGRNMMMPSLFGGRDPFDDPFFSDPFGSMRGPSFASRAMQNTSRDKGVVIQELGSDDEGTNTSFPQTGEPSVEHPDDDDDDHVNIERKSSGVTYKNDPFMSEPPKGGKISFQTSRVTYGGIDGAYYTSTRSRKIGADGVAMEESKEADSTTGQATHRITRGINDKGHSVLRKLDSDGKVDTMQTLHNLNEGFEEAWKGNNIGHLPGYDVHRNQDSSSGEQNRNQVWPRPSLEQARRTGGSASNYEAGTDFGARAKKVVRINIE; translated from the exons ATGCAGGAGGGTAAAGAAGAAGTTCGACGAGATAATGTTTATGAATCAAACGGGGCTAGGAATTCTGGTGGTTTTAGTCCTTTTGGATTCGGTAGAAATATGATGATGCCAAGTCTTTTTGGAGGGAGGGATCCATTTGATGATCCTTTTTTCAGTGACCCTTTTGGTAGCATGAGGGGACCAAGTTTTGCATCAAGAGCAATGCAGAACACAAGCAGAGATAAAGGGGTAGTTATACAAGAATTAGGCTCTGATGATGAGGGCACTAATACTAGTTTCCCTCAAACTGGAGAACCATCTGTGGAGCAcccagatgatgatgatgatgatcatgTTAATA TAGAGAGGAAAAGCAGTGGTGTAACTTATAAGAATGACCCTTTCATGTCAGAACCCCCAAAGGGTGGGAAAATTTCTTTTCAGACTAGTAGAGTTACTTATGGGGGTATAGATGGTGCATATTATACTTCTACCAGATCCAGAAAGATTGGGGCAGATGGG GTGGCAATGGAGGAAAGCAAAGAAGCTGACTCAACCACAGGCCAGGCAACACATAGGATCACCAGAGGAATCAATGACAAG GGCCATTCAGTTTTAAGGAAGCTTGATTCTGATGGCAAGGTTGATACAATGCAGACACTACACAATCTAAATGAAG GCTTTGAGGAAGCATGGAAAGGAAATAATATTGGGCATTTGCCTGGATACGATGTGCACCGGAACCAGG ATTCTAGCAGTGGTGAGCAGAACAGGAATCAGGTGTGGCCACGTCCATCTCTGGAGCAGGCTAGAAGAACGGGAGGATCTGCATCAAATTATGAAGCAGGAACCGATTTCGGGGCCAGAGCAAAGAAAGTGGTTAGGATCAATATTGAGTGA
- the LOC130746670 gene encoding uncharacterized protein LOC130746670 isoform X2 codes for MQEGKEEVRRDNVYESNGARNSGGFSPFGFGRNMMMPSLFGGRDPFDDPFFSDPFGSMRGPSFASRAMQNTSRDKGVVIQELGSDDEGTNTSFPQTGEPSVEHPDDDDDDHVNKRKSSGVTYKNDPFMSEPPKGGKISFQTSRVTYGGIDGAYYTSTRSRKIGADGVAMEESKEADSTTGQATHRITRGINDKGHSVLRKLDSDGKVDTMQTLHNLNEDDLAGFEEAWKGNNIGHLPGYDVHRNQDSSSGEQNRNQVWPRPSLEQARRTGGSASNYEAGTDFGARAKKVVRINIE; via the exons ATGCAGGAGGGTAAAGAAGAAGTTCGACGAGATAATGTTTATGAATCAAACGGGGCTAGGAATTCTGGTGGTTTTAGTCCTTTTGGATTCGGTAGAAATATGATGATGCCAAGTCTTTTTGGAGGGAGGGATCCATTTGATGATCCTTTTTTCAGTGACCCTTTTGGTAGCATGAGGGGACCAAGTTTTGCATCAAGAGCAATGCAGAACACAAGCAGAGATAAAGGGGTAGTTATACAAGAATTAGGCTCTGATGATGAGGGCACTAATACTAGTTTCCCTCAAACTGGAGAACCATCTGTGGAGCAcccagatgatgatgatgatgatcatgTTAATA AGAGGAAAAGCAGTGGTGTAACTTATAAGAATGACCCTTTCATGTCAGAACCCCCAAAGGGTGGGAAAATTTCTTTTCAGACTAGTAGAGTTACTTATGGGGGTATAGATGGTGCATATTATACTTCTACCAGATCCAGAAAGATTGGGGCAGATGGG GTGGCAATGGAGGAAAGCAAAGAAGCTGACTCAACCACAGGCCAGGCAACACATAGGATCACCAGAGGAATCAATGACAAG GGCCATTCAGTTTTAAGGAAGCTTGATTCTGATGGCAAGGTTGATACAATGCAGACACTACACAATCTAAATGAAG ATGACCTGGCAGGCTTTGAGGAAGCATGGAAAGGAAATAATATTGGGCATTTGCCTGGATACGATGTGCACCGGAACCAGG ATTCTAGCAGTGGTGAGCAGAACAGGAATCAGGTGTGGCCACGTCCATCTCTGGAGCAGGCTAGAAGAACGGGAGGATCTGCATCAAATTATGAAGCAGGAACCGATTTCGGGGCCAGAGCAAAGAAAGTGGTTAGGATCAATATTGAGTGA
- the LOC130746672 gene encoding uncharacterized protein LOC130746672, translating to MKLVWSPETALQAYLDTVQSCEKVKESGVAELLSSMAAGWNAKFIVECWSHGGPIAASLGLAVAARNTGARHVCIVKDELSRLHYMKALAEMGVSPPQEVVVGEAATVVGSQSLAGLDFLVVDCTGSNFAKVLRVAKVGPRGAVLACKNACQRNGYRLFRWSWVLERGTRVVRSVFLPVGKGLDIAYIGSTGSSGAAAATAATASKAPSRWIKHIDQQSGEEHLFREG from the exons ATGAAGCTCGTTTGGTCCCCAGAAACAGCCTTACAAGCTTACCTAGACACTGTTCAATCT tGTGAGAAAGTCAAGGAATCAGGGGTAGCTGAGCTTCTCTCCTCCATGGCAGCTGGATGGAACGCCAAGTTCATCGTCGAATGCTGGTCCCATGGCGGCCCCATCGCGGCTAGCCTCGGCCTCGCGGTCGCGGCTCGCAACACAGGTGCAAGGCACGTGTGCATAGTCAAAGACGAGCTGTCGAGATTGCACTACATGAAGGCCCTCGCCGAGATGGGCGTATCTCCGCCGCAGGAGGTGGTAGTCGGAGAGGCAGCAACGGTGGTGGGGAGCCAGAGCCTCGCCGGACTTGACTTTCTGGTGGTGGATTGCACCGGCAGCAACTTCGCTAAGGTTCTGAGGGTGGCGAAGGTGGGCCCCAGAGGGGCAGTTTTGGCATGCAAAAATGCGTGTCAGAGAAACGGTTACAGGTTGTTCCGGTGGAGCTGGGTGCTTGAGAGAGGCACACGTGTGGTTAGGTCGGTGTTCTTGCCGGTTGGAAAAGGTTTGGATATTGCTTACATAGGGAGTACTGGATCAAGTGgtgcagcagcagcaacagctGCAACTGCTTCAAAGGCTCCTAGCCGTTGGATTAAGCACATAGATCAACAATCAGGTGAAGAACACCTTTTCAGAGAGGGGTAG
- the LOC130746671 gene encoding uncharacterized protein LOC130746671: MSGWSAEKAKRAYIQALKMAKKGKEPDVAEFISALAAGNNAQLMVVANAGVAGPATLALAAAAHQTAGRAVCVCCGENELQASKKALGVHRHGLEFVVGDAKCLLLGDYKGADCVLVDCDITSAKEVFVAALKGANKDGAIVVGYNIRHRASRWRQLKASFLPIGEGLLVTKIDPNNVKDNDNVVQKRRSRWIVQVDHCTGEEHIFRVTSPQKKVQIEV, translated from the exons ATGTCTGGTTGGTCCGCTGAGAAAGCCAAGAGAGCTTATATCCAGGCTCTCAAAATG GCCAAAAAGGGCAAAGAACCTGATGTAGCTGAGTTCATATCTGCCCTTGCAGCAGGCAATAATGCACAGCTCATGGTGGTGGCCAATGCCGGAGTGGCTGGGCCTGCCACACTGGCGCTGGCTGCAGCCGCACACCAGACCGCTGGCCGTGCGGTGTGTGTTTGTTGCGGGGAGAATGAATTGCAAGCATCAAAAAAGGCTCTGGGAGTTCATAGACATGGTCTTGAGTTTGTTGTGGGAGATGCTAAGTGCCTTCTCCTAGGTGATTACAAAGGAGCTGATTGTGTGCTAGTAGATTGTGACATCACTAGTGCAAAGGAAGTTTTTGTAGCAGCATTGAAAGGGGCTAACAAAGATGGGGCAATTGTGGTTGGGTATAATATTAGGCACAGGGCATCAAGGTGGAGGCAATTGAAGGCATCTTTTTTGCCTATAGGAGAAGGGTTGCTAGTGACCAAAATAGATCCAAATAATGTGAAGGATAATGACAATGTTGTTCAAAAAAGGAGGAGCCGTTGGATTGTTCAAGTAGATCATTGTACTGGAGAGGAACACATTTTTAGAGTCACCTCTCCACAGAAGAAAGTGCAGATTGAAGTTTAA
- the LOC130744884 gene encoding uncharacterized protein LOC130744884, with protein MTALDDTNFYSWKQLVEGVIRAHKLQKFIQDPLQIPEQFLTEEDRLTETWFSVDIHGRSGRKFINAHSKAQSTQLRSELKTITKGTKTATEYLKRIKTIVNTLTSIGEPVLFRDHLEAIFDGLPDEYSALMTVIYSRDTFFTISEVEAMIPAPVSQPPPVANPSPSSPWQPPSASQSAVQSDEHDRDNGGSINGNYGGSYGRGRGRGRGRSTLQCTFCHKFGHDVSSCWSKPATASNGSNGAIGQSNFGNSTTAPNLGFSGAQFGNLGFPNAQFGGFGPYTNLGFPGANLGFSGLNLGFSGGNLGFPNAQYGGFGPYTGLGAGMHNPFGPWCAPPTVHGTWGSQFSARPQQQAGAIPRGFTPPTAPPQAPPQAMLATVPSQGPSPTAAAAAVQWFPDSGATHHVTNNPAVFVDNSPVSSSEQIYMGNGQGLPIQSIGHL; from the exons ATGACAGCT CTTGATGACACGAATTTCTACTCCTGGAAACAACTGGTTGAAGGAGTGATTAGGGCTCACAAATTGCAGAAATTCATTCAAGATCCACTGCAAATTCCAGAACAGTTCTTGACTGAGGAAGATCGATTGACAGAAACA TGGTTCAGTGTCGACATTCATGGCAGATCTGGGAGGAAATTCATAAACGCACATTCCAAGGCTCAATCTACTCAACTGCGCTCTGAATTGAAGACAATCACAAAAGGAACAAAGACTGCTACAGAGTATCTCAAGCGAATCAAGACTATTGTCAATACACTGACTTCGATTGGTGAGCCAGTTCTGTTTCGTGATCATCTTGAAGCCATCTTTGATGGACTTCCAGATGAGTATAGTGCGTTGAtgactgtgatttacagtcgtgaCACCTTTTTCACCATCTCTGAAGTTGAGGCCATG ATTCCTGCACCAGTGTCGCAACCACCACCGGTGGCCAATCCTTCTCCATCGTCTCCGTGGCAACCACCTTCAGCGTCACAATCTGCGGTGCAGAGTGATGAGCACGATCGCGACAATGGAGGAAGCATCAATGGCAACTATGGAGGTAGTTATGGCCGTGGACGCGGTCGCGGGAGAGGTCGCAGCACTCTCCAGTGTACGTTTTGTCACAAGTTTGGTCATGATGTTAGTTCTTGCTGGTCGAAGCCTGCGACAGCATCGAATGGTTCGAATGGTGCTATTGGTCAATCCAATTTTGGAAATTCGACTACTGCACCCAATTTAGGGTTTTCTGGAgctcaatttgggaatttagggtttcctaatgctcaatttgggggttttggTCCCTACACGAATTTAGGGTTTCCTGGAGCAAATTTGGGATTTTCTGGACTCAATTTAGGGTTCTCTGGAGGAAATCTGGGATTTCCTAATGCTCAATATGGAGGTTTTGGTCCCTATACTGGTCTTGGAGCTGGAATGCACAATCCTTTTGGTCCTTGGTGTGCACCTCCTACTGTACATGGTACTTGGGGCTCTCAATTTTCTGCCAGACCACAACAACAGGCAGGAGCTATTCCCAGAGGTTTTACTCCTCCTACTGCACCACCTCAAGCACCACCACAAGCAATGCTTGCTACTGTTCCTTCTCAGGGTCCTTCTCCTACTGCAGCTGCAGCAGCAGTACAGTGGTTTCCTGACTCTGGTGCTACTCACCATGTCACCAATAACCCTGCTGTGTTTGTTGATAACAGTCCAGTGAGCTCCTCAGAACAGATTTACATGGGCAATGGTCAAGGATTGCCTATTCAATCCATAG GACACCTCTGA
- the LOC130746669 gene encoding probable protein S-acyltransferase 14, with protein MHRSGATMAWNVFKFCTALRGLGSIMILLVLGVVGVTYYAVVVTNYVPALYAGGLDFLISMLVLILFHALLVMLLWSYFSVVFIDPGSVPPNWRPKVDEERGEADPLVGSEFSNVQSDSLNERTRYCRKCTQLKPPRCHHCSVCGRCVLKMDHHCVWVVNCVGALNYKYFLLFLFYTFLETTLVTASLLPHFIAFFSDGEIPGTPGSLATTFLAFVLNLAFALSVLGFLIMHISLVAGNTTTIEAYEKKTTPKWRYDLGRRKNFEQVFGMDKKYWFIPAYSEEDIRRMPALQGLEYPSKPDFDSQ; from the exons ATGCATAGATCTGGAGCTACGATGGCTTGGAACGTGTTCAAGTTCTGCACTGCTCTGCGAGGACTGGGCTCGATCATGATCCTATTGGTCCTTGGTGTCGTTGGTGTTACCTACTATGCTGTTGTTGTCACCAATTACGTCCCTGCTTTGTATGCTGGAGGGCTTGATTTTCTTATTTCCATGCTGGTGTTGATCTTGTTTCATGCTTTG TTGGTTATGCTATTGTGGAGTTACTTTTCTGTTGTATTTATTGATCCGGGAAGTGTACCACCAAACTGGAGGCCTAAAGTTGATGAAGAAAGAGGAGAGGCTGACCCATTAGTTGGGTCAGAATTTAGTAATGTGCAGAGTGATTCGTTAAATGAACGGACACGGTATTGCCGGAAATGCACCCAGCTTAAGCCACCTCGATGCCATCATTGTTCAGTTT GTGGGCGTTGTGTGCTAAAGATGGACCACCACTGCGTGTGGGTTGTTAACTGTGTTGGAGCGCTAAATTACAagtattttcttcttttcttg ttctaCACCTTCCTTGAGACAACTCTTGTGACTGCATCCTTACTGCCACATTTCATAGCGTTTTTTAGTGATGGAGAAATTCCTGGAACGCCTGGATCTCTTGCTACAACTTTTCTTGCTTTTG TTTTGAACCTGGCTTTTGCATTGAGTGTCTTGGGATTTCTTATTATGCACATATCATTGGTGGCTGGTAATACGACCACTATTGAG GCATATGAGAAGAAAACTACTCCAAAATGGCGGTATGATCTTGGTCGTCGAAAAAATTTTGAACAG GTTTTTGGGATGGACAAGAAATACTGGTTCATCCCTGCATATTCAGAAGAAGACATACGAAGGATGCCAGCTCTACAAGGTCTCGAGTATCCATCAAAACCCGACTTCGATTCCCAGTAG
- the LOC130746670 gene encoding uncharacterized protein LOC130746670 isoform X1 has protein sequence MQEGKEEVRRDNVYESNGARNSGGFSPFGFGRNMMMPSLFGGRDPFDDPFFSDPFGSMRGPSFASRAMQNTSRDKGVVIQELGSDDEGTNTSFPQTGEPSVEHPDDDDDDHVNIERKSSGVTYKNDPFMSEPPKGGKISFQTSRVTYGGIDGAYYTSTRSRKIGADGVAMEESKEADSTTGQATHRITRGINDKGHSVLRKLDSDGKVDTMQTLHNLNEDDLAGFEEAWKGNNIGHLPGYDVHRNQDSSSGEQNRNQVWPRPSLEQARRTGGSASNYEAGTDFGARAKKVVRINIE, from the exons ATGCAGGAGGGTAAAGAAGAAGTTCGACGAGATAATGTTTATGAATCAAACGGGGCTAGGAATTCTGGTGGTTTTAGTCCTTTTGGATTCGGTAGAAATATGATGATGCCAAGTCTTTTTGGAGGGAGGGATCCATTTGATGATCCTTTTTTCAGTGACCCTTTTGGTAGCATGAGGGGACCAAGTTTTGCATCAAGAGCAATGCAGAACACAAGCAGAGATAAAGGGGTAGTTATACAAGAATTAGGCTCTGATGATGAGGGCACTAATACTAGTTTCCCTCAAACTGGAGAACCATCTGTGGAGCAcccagatgatgatgatgatgatcatgTTAATA TAGAGAGGAAAAGCAGTGGTGTAACTTATAAGAATGACCCTTTCATGTCAGAACCCCCAAAGGGTGGGAAAATTTCTTTTCAGACTAGTAGAGTTACTTATGGGGGTATAGATGGTGCATATTATACTTCTACCAGATCCAGAAAGATTGGGGCAGATGGG GTGGCAATGGAGGAAAGCAAAGAAGCTGACTCAACCACAGGCCAGGCAACACATAGGATCACCAGAGGAATCAATGACAAG GGCCATTCAGTTTTAAGGAAGCTTGATTCTGATGGCAAGGTTGATACAATGCAGACACTACACAATCTAAATGAAG ATGACCTGGCAGGCTTTGAGGAAGCATGGAAAGGAAATAATATTGGGCATTTGCCTGGATACGATGTGCACCGGAACCAGG ATTCTAGCAGTGGTGAGCAGAACAGGAATCAGGTGTGGCCACGTCCATCTCTGGAGCAGGCTAGAAGAACGGGAGGATCTGCATCAAATTATGAAGCAGGAACCGATTTCGGGGCCAGAGCAAAGAAAGTGGTTAGGATCAATATTGAGTGA